A genomic region of Platichthys flesus chromosome 4, fPlaFle2.1, whole genome shotgun sequence contains the following coding sequences:
- the LOC133952253 gene encoding diablo IAP-binding mitochondrial protein-like translates to MAAVRRGAAYFLRSSARVLFNCKNTAVHKPRKWTNVLYTSLASLAVGGGLCAVPFKQVEQLSHDSLIRRAASLVTDSSTTFLSQATLALIDAIDEYSKAVHILNALQRKYLTSLGKLTKDEEDSIWQVIIGQRAEVNDRQDECKRFESTWVSAVKMCEMAADAAYTSGADHASITMNSNLEVALSQVEKAQKLSTEADKKLAETKVMEVQRMAQHSATVQNNDEEEMPEAYLRED, encoded by the exons gAGTTCTGCTCGGGTCCTGTTTAACTGTAAAAATACTGCAGTGCATAAACCAAGGAAATGGACAAATGTTCTTTACACAAGTTTGGCGTCTTTGGCCGTCGGCGGTGGGCTGTGTGCTGTACCTTTCAAACAG gttGAACAGCTCTCTCATGACTCTCTGATCAGACGAGCAGCGTCTCTGGTTACAGACAGTTCAACCACTTTTCTCTCACAGGCCACCTTAGCTCTCATAGACGCCATCGATGAGTATTCAAAA GCTGTGCACATACTCAATGCTCTGCAAAGAAAATACCTGACATCACTGGGAAAACTGACTAAAGACGAGGAGGATTCAATCTGGCAGGTGATCATTGGCCAGCGGGCAGAG GTTAATGACAGACAGGATGAATGCAAGCGTTTCGAGTCAACTTGGGTCAGCGCGGTCAAGATGTGTGAGATGGCCGCGGATGCAGCATACACATCAG gagCCGACCATGCGTCCATCACGATGAATTCAAACCTTGAGGTGGCCCTGTCGCAGGTGGAGAAGGCACAGAAGCTGTCCACGGAGGCAGATAAGAAGTTGGCCGAGACGAAAGTAATGGAGGTTCAAAGGATGGCACAGCATTCTGCCACCGTACAGAataatgatgaggaggagatgccTGAAGCTTATCTGAGAGAagactaa